A single region of the Lycium barbarum isolate Lr01 chromosome 2, ASM1917538v2, whole genome shotgun sequence genome encodes:
- the LOC132621661 gene encoding uncharacterized protein LOC132621661 — protein MSESFNAWILSARHKTIVSMLEEIRIKVMNRIAKMRAFSETWVDGISPMALKVFNANVEKSMNCTLHWNGDCGFEIKEGLGTHIVQLAREYCSCRSWQLKGIPCAHAIAAMHYRRIDPSENIVHWYRQETYLRAYSHFIQPVPSMIMWPDSTNPKIEPPEVKKMPGRPRRCRRKEIGEVRRAGKLTKRGIAMTCPGCKSSTHNIRSCPSRPPIASATTFAPSRRKYSVPPTSSATSKSKYSRPPTVDATSKRKYSWPPKAAGSTRAANAGETAPPTTPATAPPTAPATAPPTAPPTSKRKYTKPPVPPSPKATTKANASQQSSTGSTRKSSVHDTQDASTSMRGGRTKYKRPRVVGQGVFVSESGYKCVNQGMPSSRLVSTPKAMNSALVTGDIGYKPSKGLKWKGTKAVTQRQLQVQSANHRIQTRSKALGVQTRSRKGKSPMK, from the exons ATGTCAGAATCTTTTAATGCTTGGATACTGTCAGCTAGACACAAGACAATTGTGTCAATGTTagaagaaattagaatcaaggtGATGAATAGGATAGCTAAGATGAGGGCATTTTCTGAAACTTGGGTTGATGGGATATCACCAATGGCATTGAAAGTGTTCAATGCTAATGTTGAGAAGTCAATGAACTGTACACTTCATTGGAATGGAGACTGTGGCTTTGAAATCAAAGAGGGGTTAGGTACTCATATTGTTCAACTGGCAAGGGAATATTGCAGCTGCAGGTCATGGCAACTAAAAGGTATCCCTTGTGCACATGCCATAGCAGCTATGCACTATAGGAGAATTGATCCAAGTGAGAATATTGTACATTGGTACAGACAAGAGACCTATTTAAGGGCTTATTCTCACTTCATACAGCCTGTTCCAAGCATGATTATGTGGCCAGACAGTACAAACCCAAAGATAGAGCCTCCGGAAGTCAAAAAAATGCCTGGCAGGCCAAGAAGGTGCAGAAGAAAGGAGATAGGAGAAGTGAGAAGGGCTGGAAAGTTGACAAAAAGAGGGATAGCCATGACATGCCCTGGTTGCAAGTCTAGTACACATAACATAAGAAGTTGTCCTTCAAGGCCTCCAATTGCATCAGCAACAACTTTTGCCCCTTCTAGGAGGAAATACTCAGTGCCACCAACTTCATCAGCAACTTCCAAGAGCAAATACTCAAGGCCACCAACTGTCGATGCAACTTCCAAGAGGAAATACTCATGGCCACCAAAAGCAGCAGGATCAACAAGAGCAGCAAATGCAGGAGAAACTGCTCCTCCAACTACACCAGCAACTGCTCCACCAACTGCTCCAGCAACTGCTCCACCAACTGCTCCACCAACTTCCAAGAGGAAATACACAAAGCCACCAGTCCCTCCAAGTCCTAAAGCAACTACAAAG GCTAATGCTTCCCAGCAGTCATCAACTGGAAGTACAAGAAAAAGTAGTGTTCATGACACTCAAGATGCATCTACAAGCATGAGAGGGGGCAGGACTAAGTACAAGAGGCCAAGGGTTGTTGGACAGGGTGTATTTGTGTCTGAGTCTGGATACAAATGCGTTAAT CAAGGAATGCCTAGCAGCAGGTTGGTGTCCACACCTAAGGCAATGAATTCAGCCTTGGTAACAGGTGATATTGGATACAAACCCAGCAAAGGATTGAAGTGGAAAGGAACAAAAGCAGTTACACAAAGACAACTCCAAGTGCAAAGTGCTAATCATAGAATCCAAACAAGATCAAAGGCTCTTGGAGTTCAAACAAGATCAAGAAAAGGAAAATCTCCAATGAAGTAG
- the LOC132621670 gene encoding protein PELPK1-like — protein sequence MAEHYHLSSLLVLAFLNLFAIHGSITGATARHLLESPLPEIPKPELPKVPTLPKPELPIVPKPELPPLPKPKLPTLPKPKIPTVPKPELPAMPKPQIPAMPKPEFPPLKKSEIPAVPKTEVPPTMKKPEVPAVPKPEIPTIPKPEIPELPKPKVSELPKLEVPVVPKPEIPAVPKPEIPELPKPKVPELPKLEVPAVPKPEIPAMPKPEIPELPKPQVPDLPKLEVPVVPKPEIPAMPKPEIPELPKPKVPELPKLKVPALPKPEIPIMPKLEIPELSKPKVPEISKPEVPIVPKPEIPELPKPTFPSLSPPHKPSAP from the coding sequence ATGGCTGAGCATTACCACTTATCCTCCCTCTTAGTACTTGCATTTCTCAATTTATTTGCCATTCATGGAAGCATAACTGGTGCCACTGCACGCCACCTTCTAGAGAGTCCCCTCCCCGAGATTCCTAAACCAGAACTTCCGAAAGTTCCAACCTTGCCAAAGCCCGAGCTACCAATAGTCCCAAAACCCGAGTTACCACCTTTGCCAAAGCCTAAGTTACCGACTTTGCCAAAGCCTAAAATCCCAACAGTACCAAAACCCGAGCTTCCTGCTATGCCAAAGCCTCAGATTCCAGCAATGCCGAAACCCGAGTTTCCTCCCTTGAAAAAGTCGGAAATTCCAGCAGTGCCAAAGACTGAGGTTCCACCAACTATGAAAAAGCCTGAAGTTCCAGCTGTGCCAAAGCCTGAGATTCCGACTATACCAAAGCCGGAAATTCCAGAACTACCAAAGCCAAAAGTCTCAGAGCTTCCAAAGCTAGAAGTCCCAGTTGTCCCAAAGCCTGAGATTCCGGCTGTGCCAAAGCCAGAAATTCCAGAATTACCAAAGCCAAAAGTCCCAGAGCTTCCAAAGCTAGAAGTCCCAGCTGTGCCAAAGCCTGAGATACCGGCTATGCCAAAGCCGGAAATTCCAGAATTACCAAAGCCACAAGTCCCAGACCTTCCAAAGCTAGAAGTCCCAGTTGTGCCAAAGCCTGAGATCCCGGCTATGCCAAAGCCAGAAATTCCAGAACTACCAAAGCCAAAAGTCCCAGAACTTCCAAAGCTAAAAGTCCCAGCTTTGCCAAAGCCTGAGATCCCGATTATGCCAAAGCTAGAAATTCCTGAACTATCAAAGCCAAAAGTCCCAGAGATTTCAAAGCCAGAAGTCCCCATTGTGCCAAAGCCTGAAATCCCGGAACTACCTAAACCAACTTTTCCTTCCCTTTCTCCACCACACAAACCCTCTGCTCCTTGA
- the LOC132621651 gene encoding uncharacterized protein LOC132621651: protein MTRVCRCGFPAVVRISWSDDNPGRRFWGCQNYKVKGRSSCKFFDWYEPPFPEQANVVIWGLLKKKNKYEQELKWSKTLKICLCISVLCNLMFYLGSGSSTN from the exons ATGACTAGAGTTTGTAGATGTGGATTTCCGGCGGTGGTAAGGATTTCATGGTCTGATGACAATCCGGGAAGGAGATTTTGGGGTTGTCAAAATTACAAG GTGAAAGGTCGAAGTTCTTGCAAATTTTTCGATTGGTATGAACCACCATTTCCGGAGCAAGCTAATGTTGTTATTTGGGGTTTGTTGAAGAAGAAAAACAAATATGAGCAAGAGTTGAAGTGGTCAAAAACATTGAAGATTTGTCTATGTATTAGTGTCCTATGTAATTTGATGTTTTATCTTGGTTCTGGTAGTAGTACTAATTAG